CCCGCACCCGTGTGCCACAAATCCTCTTTGAGTAAACATATAGACGGTGTTGAAACTTCATCCGTGTACTTACCATGTTTGTGTCTTTTCTGGTTTTGAAAATTTGGCCAGCTATATGAATTTAAACCAGTGCTTGTTGTGATATCAGGTccagcaagttgttgttcaggtcCAACAAGTAGCAGTAGTCTACAATATCAGGGATGCTGCATATCTTTTTGGTTCTATCAGAAAGGAAAGAAAAATATCTTTTGGGCGTCCAAGTGGTAATTTTGCCTAGTCAAGCCACACCATGAGCACCACGGAATCAATCATCTCAACAGCCAGCTGCATCCGTCCGTCCGTCCTTTGGATAATCGAGCAAAAGTAAAGCACAAGATACCCGATACAAAGACATGTTGTTCTATCTTTAGAGGCAGCATAACATAATCATTAGGCCATGGCATACAGCTACAAGCCCTACAGAACGGAAGGCCACCGCCGGCACAGCAACACTTTTACCAAAAGTCATTCCAGAACTATTTCGAGATGAGGCGAACTGATCCCGCCTGTCAGTTCGTCGAGCACCTCCAATCTCTCGCGCTCGTGCCACTCCCGGATGCGGCGGACGATCTCCAGGCCGACGAGCTCCCGCTCTTCGTCCTCCACGACGTGCCCGTCCAGCAGGCGGACGCGCTCCAGGATCGGCGATGCCTGGATGATCTGCTTCACAAAGCCTgtctgccccgccgccccgccgaagCCGATGACCACGAGTTCTTTCAGGTGATGGTGCTGCTGATGGTGCTCCACTTGCACATTCAGTGATCCAGCAGTTGCCTTCTCTGACTTGCTGTCAAACTGCATTCAGAATTCTTGGTTTCAGGAATCTCTCAAAACCAACCAAAAATAAAGTACCGCGCTTGACAAAATTGTAGGATGAACGCACATGAACATGGAGCGACTCCAAGGCAGGTGCGGCAGCAAGTAGGTGGAGAATCCAGAATGTATCCCAGTTCATTTGCACGTTTGCAATGAATAGTTTCTTGAGATGATTGAACTGGTCGGGGATGGCGGTTAGTTCAATCCACATCTGCATAAATGAAGTGATAATTTAGTGCTGTCTTATGTACCGATGCAATGTTATGACCAATAAGAAAGAGATCATTTCAGGAAAAGCTACTTACCTGACGCCCTCTTAACTGCAGAACTAGGTACTCTAGCGGTGGCGGCCACCCTAAAAAGAATTTGCTTAGTCGATATGTCCTGTTGCTACCGGAGGAATCATTCTTGCCGTCatctccagtttgcaagaagttCAAACTCACATGCCTAAGTCGAGGCACCAAGCCATAGTGTAGTATAGTTGGCTGACCACGACAAGCAAATGTTTCAAGATAAGGCACCAAACCCAGGTAGACACCCACAGTGTTGTAGTTGTCCAATTGCAGACTCTTTAACTTTGAGTTAGGAACAAAGATATGAAAAGCAGGTTGGCAACCACTAGAATCTTTCAGCCTCAAATTCACCAGCTGCACGCAGTTTCTCAGAATATCATCAACGCGTGGCATACGTGAACTTTCTTTGCAGAGAGTAAGTGATGTGAGCCTCTGAAACGTCAAGGGGTTGGGTGCAAAACGATGATAACAATTGGATAGCACAAGCCGTTTCAGTCGCACATTTTTGCATCCATCCAACAGCCGGAAGTCATAGCGCCAGCAAGAGTTGTCAATGACAAGCTCCAAATCTTCAACGCCCCATCTGCCAATCGCTTCCGTAATCCATTGGTCAGTGAAATTGCTCGTCCCACAGGCTTGAAGCCTCAGCTTCTGAATAGACTGTTGCTGAACATTGTTGGGGGCCAGAAGGAATGCATTCACCCGTTTAACATAGCGTCGCATGGCCAAACGCTCATAACGTTGCAGGATGGGTGTTAGCAGACGGACTTTCCACTTCCAGTCTTTGAAGGAATATAACTGGTCTCTAGAAGCATAACTGTCGTCCGACTTCAGTGCATTCTTCTCTGCCTCATACCCTGCCTTAGCCTCCATCACAATTTGCTTCAGTCTGTGGTACCGTGGAGGGAGAGCGTCATCAACCGTAAGGTCATAACATGTGCGCGGGTATGTAGGAAGATCCCGCCATCGCCTCGAAAGGATAGTGGTGCTTATCGCTGTCCGTGCATCTAGCTTGTCGATGATCAAGATTAACATCTCGTCAGGTAAGCTGCTGATCTTGTCCTCACAGCAACTGCTGTGTTCCTCGCTCAGACGCATCTAGTTTTATTTTGGTGAGACATAAATGAAGAACAGTCAGGGAATTCCAAATAGAATAAACAGATAACTGAGCAATTTGCCTTAAAAGTAAGCATTAACAACATTACTAGTCAAAAATAGTGCACGAACTAGCAAAACAAATGAAAGAGTGCGTCCACCTATTCAACCTAAATAATGACATGAGCAGGCGCAACTATGTATCATACTATATAGGTACTCCATTCTGCTGCAAAAGATGGACTAGACTAAAAAGAGAGAAAATCAGTAGCAACATACACACAAAACTGCATTGTCTCTATCTACCACCGGGTTACGGACGGCTTGTGGGATGGCTTATGGTTCAAATAAGCCTTAAGCTATCCCTAAGGCAAAGCTTCTATGTGGCTGCCAGGGGGAGCCCCTCCCATTTCACGTGTGCAGCCGGAAGCCTCAAAAGCGAGGCTTCTCGATCTTCTTCGTGCCCCTCTTCGCTAGGAAATATGCTTCTGTTCTCATGTCTGTCTCCTTCACCACCCTCTCCTGTTCCCCCGCATCAATTGTCACCGCCGTCTCATACAGCCCGCCGCCACCGTATCGACTCCGTCCCACCTCTCTGCCCAGATCTAGCCGCCTACCTCCCCGGCCGAGGTCATGGGCATCCCCGAGACCCAACGCCAAGACCCAATCCAAGCACTTTTTTTCCTTTTCACATTTCGCTTCTCAATTCCCCCTTTATAATTACTTTCTCAATTTCGTTGTATGGATGTATGCAAGAACAGTGCCATATTTCCGAAATTTACTTTGCGTTAGCATGGATCTCAGATTATTGCACTGCCGAAATGATTGATTGTAGCACCAATAGTTTACTGCTTTCTTCTACCCAATCAAACCGTGTCTTTTGCATGTTTGATTGTAGCATCCATAGTTTACTGCTTTAAAGGATGGTCACATAGTCACCGAACAGGTTTCAGAGATTGCTTATGTCAGAATTGTTGTTGTGTGATTCACCCAGGAATTTTGTGTTAATATGTGATTGTGCACGCCCGATTAGACTTTATCCATGACTGCAGGAATTGGGGCTTTGTTGGTGCTGGAATGCGAGGCCACTTGCTCAGCTGGCTCACAGATGCTAATTACACATGGCCGAAGCCGAACCAGCAAAGGCATGGCCAAACCAAGCAAGGCAACCATCGATCCAGCCGCTGCCCAGCAGGGACTGGTAATCAGGAGCAGGCGCAACAATTTCAAGAGCATGTATGCACTATACTAATACATAGGCACTCCATTATGCTGCAAAAGATGGACAGGAACATGTGTTCTAGCTGCCCAATTTTAAACACAAACTGGAGATTAAAtagtaaaaaaaaataaaaaactgtAGCAGAATATGTACACACCAAACTGCTTTTCCCCTACCTACGGCACCAGTACTGCTGGAGCAATCACAGGGAAACTATTCGACAAAAATCACAGGGATGGGCACCGTACGTACCCGTTTCGGGTGTGGGTAGGCGGCGGCGGTGCGGAGATGGAGGCCTTCCTGAGCCGGCGGTGGCGTGGAGGATCTGCGCCCGTGTCCATCGGATCCGAGGCCGCACCCCCGCCTGTTTTTCTTAGGTGAACTAGGGATTTATTCATCAATCACAGAAGGAATCTCTAttcctaatggacgagttggttgaatagtcccccacTTTTGTCCGGGTTTTTTTCGACTGGTTTTTTCCGACTGgtttttttcgctggttttttttcgtcaCCTCCCCGCCCCACCTCACCCCACCCCACGCACGCACCCAAGAAAACCACCCCGCATAAGGAACGTCGTTCCTCTCGATCCccttccgtcgccgccgccgtcctctcgatcccatctatcgttgccgccgccgcctctgcaaGGCAGGGCGGTTTGAATCCTGCAGCCGTCGAACTCCGGGAGATGCCGTCGCCGCCTCTCCAGGGCAGGGCGGTTTCAGTCCCTACCGCCGAACTCCGGaagacgccgccgccaccgaactCCATGACCCATGGCTGCCACACATCTTCCTCCACGCACGGCCGCAcccccacccctttttcttccctccctccggccttcatctctaccctgttgggaatcgtagcataattttaaaattttcctacgctcaccaagatgcatctatggagtctactagcaacgaggggaagggagtgcatctacatacccttgtagatcgcgagcggaagcgttccaatgaacgtggatgacggagtcgtactcgccgtgatccaaatcaccgatgaccgagtgccgaacggacggcacctccgcgttcaacacacgtacggtgcagcgacgtctcctccttcttgatccagcaagggggaaggagaggttgatggagatccaacagcacgacggcgtggtggtggatgtagcgggtctccggcagggcttcgccgagcttctgcgagagagagaggtgttgcaggggaggagggaggcgcccaagacTGTAGGttgttgccctccctcccccctttatataggcccccttgggagggggggcggccaaaacccatctagggttggggggcggcggccaaggggtggaaaggggtgccttgccccccaaggcaagggggaagctccccctagggttcccaaccctaggcgcatggggggaggcccaaggggggcgccccagcccactaagggctggttcccctccactttcagcccacggggccctccgggacaagtggccccacccggtggaccaccgggacccttccggtggtcccggtacaataccggcaacccccgaaactttcccggtggccgaaacttgacttcctatatataattcttcacctccggaccattccggaacctctcgtgacgtccgggatctcatccgggactccgaacaactttcgggtttccgcatacatatatctctacaaccctagcgtcaccggaccttaagtgtgtagaccctacgggttcgggagacatgcagacatgaccgagacgcctccggtcaataaccaacagcgggatctggatacccatgttggctcccacatgttccacgatgatctcatcggatgaaccacggtgtcgaggatttaatcaatccgtatgcaattccctttgtcaatcggtatgttacttgcccgagattcgatcgtcggtatcccaataccttgttcaatctcgttaccggcaagtctctttactcgtaccgcaatgcatgatcccgtgactaacgccttagtcacattgagctcattatgatgatgcattaccgagtgggcccagagatacctctccgtcacacggagtgacaaatcccagtctcgatccgtgccaacccaacagacactttcggaggtacccgtaatgcacctttatagtcacccagttacgttgtgacgtttggcacacccaaagcactcctacggtatccgggagttgcacgatctcatggtctaaggaaaagatacttgacattggaaaagctctagcaaacgaaactacacgatcttttatgctatgcttaggattgggtcttgtccatcacatgattctcctaatgatgtgatcccgttatcaatgacatccaatgtccatagtcaggaaaccatgactatctgttgatcaacgagctagtcaactagaggcttactagggacaggttgtggtctatgtattcacacatgtattacgatttccggacaatacaattatagcatgaataatagacaattaccatgaacaaagaaatataataataaccatttattattgcctctagggcatatttccaacagtctcccacttgcactagagtcaataatctagttacattgtgctgaatcgaacacccattgcgtcctggtgttgatcatgttttgccctagggagaggtttagtcaacggatctgctacattcaggtccgtgtgtactttacaaatatctatgtctccattttgaacactttcacgaatggagttgaagcgacgcttgatatgcctggtcttcctgtgaaacctgggctccttcgcaagggcaatagctccagtgttgtcacagaagagagtcattgggcccgacgcattgggaatcacccctaggtcggtaatgaactccttcatccagactgcttcctgtgctgcctccgaggctgccatgtactccgcttcacatgtagatcccgccacgacgctttgcttgcaactgcaccaacttactgctccttcattcaaaatatacacgtatccggtttgtgacttcgagtcatccagatctatgtcgaagctagcgtcgacgtaaccctttacgacgagctcttcgtcacctccataaacgagaaacatatccttagtcctcttcaggtacttcaggatattcttgaccgttgtccagtgttccttgccgggattactttggtaccttcctaccaaacttacggcaaggtttacatcaggtctggtacacagcatggcatacataatagaccctatggccgaggcataggggatgacactcatctcttctatatcttctgccgtggtcgggcattgagccgtgctcaattgcacaccatgcaatacaggcaagaaccccttcttggactgatccatactgaacttcttcaatatcttgtcaaggtatgtactctgtgaaagaccaatgaggcgtcttgatctatctctatagatcttgatgcctaatatataagcagcttctccaaggtccttcattgaaaaacacttattcaaataggcctttatactttccaagaattctatatcatttcccatcaatagtatgtcatccacatataatatgagaaatgctacggagctcccactcactttcttgtaaacacaggcttctccataagtctgtgtaaacccaaacgctttgatcatctcatcaaagcgaatattccaactccgagatgcttgcaccagcccatagattaagcgctggagcttgcacactttgttagcattcttaggatcgacaaaaccttccggctgcatcatatacaactcttccttaaggaagtcgttaaggaatgccgttttgacgtccatctgccatatctcataatcatagtatgcggcaattgctaacatgattcggacggacttcagcttcgctacgggtgagaaagtctcatcgtagtcaaccccttgaacttgtcgataacccttagcgacaagtcgagctttgtagatggtcacattaccatccgcgtccgtcttcttcttaaagatccatttgttttctatggctcgccgctcatcgggcaagtcagtcaaagtccatactttgttttcatacatggattctatctcggatttcatggcttctagccatttgtcggaatccgggcccgccatcgcttcttcatagttcgaaggttcaccgttgtctaacaacatgatttccaggacagggttgccgtaccactctggtgcggaacgtgtccttgtggacctacgaagttcagtaacttgatccgaagcttcatgatcatcatcattaacttcctccccagtcggtgtaggcaccacaggaacactttcccgcgctgcgctacttttcggttcggaaggggtgactatcacctcatcaagttccactttcctcccactcaattctttcgagagaaactccttctctagaaaggacccgttcttggcaacgaagatcttgccttcagatctaaggtagaaggtatacccaatagtttccttagggtatcctatgaagacgcatttttccgatttgggttcgagcttttcaggttgaagtttcttgacataagcatcgcatccccaaacttttagaaacgacagcttaggtttcttcccaaaccataattcatacggtgtcgtctcaacggatttcgacggagccctatttaaagtgaatgcggcagtctctaaagcatagccccaaaatgagagcggtaaatcggtaagagacatcatagatcgcaccatatccaatagagtgcgattacgacgttcggacacaccgtttctctgaggtgttccaggcggcgtgagttgtgaaactattccacatttccttaagtgtgcaccaaattcatgacttaaatattctcctccatgatctgatcgtaagaactttattttcctatcacgttgattctcaacctcactcttaaattccttgaacttttcaaaggtttcagacttgtgtttcattaggtagacatacccatatctacttaaatcatcagtgagagtgagaacataacgatatcctccgcgagcctcaacactcattggaccgcacacatcggtatgtatgatttccaataagttggttgctcgctccattgttccggagaacggagtcttggtcatcttacccatgaggcatggttcgcacgtgtcaaatgattcgtaatcaagagac
This window of the Triticum aestivum cultivar Chinese Spring chromosome 5D, IWGSC CS RefSeq v2.1, whole genome shotgun sequence genome carries:
- the LOC123123145 gene encoding uncharacterized protein, with amino-acid sequence MRLSEEHSSCCEDKISSLPDEMLILIIDKLDARTAISTTILSRRWRDLPTYPRTCYDLTVDDALPPRYHRLKQIVMEAKAGYEAEKNALKSDDSYASRDQLYSFKDWKWKVRLLTPILQRYERLAMRRYVKRVNAFLLAPNNVQQQSIQKLRLQACGTSNFTDQWITEAIGRWGVEDLELVIDNSCWRYDFRLLDGCKNVRLKRLVLSNCYHRFAPNPLTFQRLTSLTLCKESSRMPRVDDILRNCVQLVNLRLKDSSGCQPAFHIFVPNSKLKSLQLDNYNTVGVYLGLVPYLETFACRGQPTILHYGLVPRLRHVSLNFLQTGDDGKNDSSGSNRTYRLSKFFLGWPPPLEYLVLQLRGRQMWIELTAIPDQFNHLKKLFIANVQMNWDTFWILHLLAAAPALESLHVHFDSKSEKATAGSLNVQVEHHQQHHHLKELVVIGFGGAAGQTGFVKQIIQASPILERVRLLDGHVVEDEERELVGLEIVRRIREWHERERLEVLDELTGGISSPHLEIVLE